A stretch of DNA from Falco biarmicus isolate bFalBia1 chromosome 6, bFalBia1.pri, whole genome shotgun sequence:
TATGCACTGTTAACTAACTGCAACCTCTTTAACAGCTCCTCTACACTGCTGGAAAATCCTGAGGCAGGACAAGGGCAAGTACTGCTGTCATGCCTGATGACTGATGTTGTAAATGGAGTGAGAAAGGCCCTTGAAGGGGAGGCCATCAAAGCTGACCTAGTGGGAAAAGAGCGCAGGGACAGGTTTCCTCTCAAAGCGTGCCAAGGGAGCTTGGATGCATACGGGGCTCCTTCCAGTTTTGGGAAGGTGCAAAGTGATGCACTGTGGAAGGAATGGCTCCAAAATCATTAATTAAAGACTACCCTTCTGGTGCACCTTATGACCACGTTACTGTTAAGGATAAGGTTCTGCCAGTGCTTGAGCTCACTTCGCACAGATTTCTGATGTGGAGTAGATGCTTGGGAGGGCGGCGAGCAGGAAAAGACTGTAAAATATGTAGTTTACAGTAATTATAAAtggcaagtaaaaaaaaaaacaaacatgaagaGGGATAGTAGattcccctgccctctcctgctCTTACCCTGAACTCCAGTGAGTGAGTGCACTGTGGTTTTGAAATGGGAAACAATTCTGCCAACTGTGAAGCAGAATGATGGGCTTTAATTAgataagaaacaagaaaatgcaattGAACAAACAGGCTTTCAGCGAAGAGAAAGAAAGTGCAATTAAACATCATAGTAGCTGAAGGGGGTAGGTGCTAGCCCACTGGTAGCATATGCACCTGTCCTCGCTCAGATAACTGAACTAGATGATTTGTACgtggaaaactgaagtttttgATGCAGATGGGCTCATTAGATGGGCCTTCCTGAGTAACAGGGTAACTTGACTGTCTATGTGGGAAAGATGGGAAGTAGCCAGGGTATAGACGAAAATCTGTTATGTCTGGTCAGCCTCACTTAATGCATCTTTCCTCTTGCCTCTGCAGGTTGAGGACGTGTGGGACCTGTTCGATGGAAGTAGCCATGTTGCGAGCAACTCCACCACCCACCTTCCCAGTGAGCTTCCAACTCCTGAGTgttgtgctggtgctgctctcGCACGTGGACGGCATACATGCAGAGAGCCCCAGCGAACTGCCTGTGAATGACACCGAGGAGTGCACTGGATCATACATCTGCAAAAAGGGTGTGATTTTACCGATATGGGAACCCCAAGACCCCTCCTTCGGTGACAAAATTGCTCGGGCAACAGTGTATTTTGTAGCAATGGTGTACATGTTCCTGGGAGTATCTATCATAGCTGACCGCTTCATGTCCTCCATCGAAGTCATTACGTCCCAAGAGCGGGAAATAACCATCAAAAAGCCCAACGGCGAGACCAGCAAAACCACGGTGAGGATCTGGAACGAGACCGTTTCCAACCTCACACTGATGGCCTTGGGCTCATCTGCCCCTGAGATCCTCCTGTCTGTTATCGAAGTGTGCGGCCACGGCTTCACAGCGGGGGACTTGGGGCCAAGCACGATTGTGGGGAGTGCTGCATTTAACATGTTTGTCATTATTGCGATCTGTGTTTACGTCGTTCCAGATGGAGAGATAAGGAAGATCAAGCACTTGCGAGTGTTTTTTGTTACAGCGGCCTGGAGCATCTTTGCCTATACTTGgctttacattattttatctGTGTCTTCTCCTGGGATTGTGGAGGTCTGGGAAGGCTTGCTcaccttcttcttcttccccatctGCGTGGTGTTTGCCTGGATAGCTGACAGGAGGCTTTTATTTTACAAGTACGTCTACAAGAAATACCGAGCTGGCAAGCAGAGAGGCATGATCATTGAGCATGAGGGTGACCGGCCCTCCTCCAAAGCCGATATCGAGATGGACGGCAAGGTTGCTAATTCTCATGTGGAGAACTTTTTGGATGGGACACTGGTGCTGGAGGTGGATGAGAAAGACCAGGATGATGAGGAAGCCAGGAGGGAAATGGCTCGGATCCTGAAGGAGCTGAAGCAAAAGCACCCCGACAAGGAGATTGAACAGCTAATCGAGCTGGCCAACTACCAGGTcctgagccagcagcagaagagcaggGCCTTTTACCGCATTCAGGCCACTCGGCTCATGACAGGAGCTGGCAACATCTTGAAGAGACACGCAGCAGACCAGGCCCGCAAGGCTGTCAGTATGCATGAGGTCAACAGCGAGGTGGCAGAAAACGATCCCATCAGCAAGCTCTACTTTGAGCAGGGTACCTACCAGTGCCTGGAGAACTGTGGCACTGTCGCCCTGACCATCATTCGCCGGGGAGGTGACTTGACCAACACGGTGTACGTTGACTTCCGGACAGAGGACGGGACGGCCAATGCCGGCTCCGACTATGAGTTCACTGAAGGAACAGTGGTCTTCAAGCCTGGCGAGACCCAGAAGGAAATCCGTGTTGGCATAATTGACGACGACATATTTGAGGAGGATGAAAACTTCCTGGTCCACCTCAGCAATGTCCGCGTGAGCACCGAGGCCTCAGATGAGGGCGTTCTTGAGGCCAGCCGTGTCTCCACTCTCGCCTGCCTGGGATCACCATCTACTGCCACTGTCACCATCTTTGACGATGACCATGCTGGCATCTTCACCTTTGAGGAGCCAGTAACACACATCAGTGAAAGTGTGGGGACCATGGAAGTGAAAGTGTTGCGAACCTCTGGTGCACGAGGAAATGTTATTGTGCCCTACAAAACCATCGAAGGCTCAGCCAAAGGCGGAGGAGAGGACTTTGAAGACAcctgtggggagctggagtTCCAGAACGATGAGATAGTGTAAGtgaaggttttatttctttcgTACAGTCTTTGGTTCTCCTGCAATTAAATGCACAGCGGCTCCCAGAGCTTCACTGGTGGTGTTGGGGTGCCAGGGCGTTGCAGTAAGCCATGAATGGCTGCCTTACATGCTTTGGGGAGCCTGAAATGCTGCGTTCCTGCCTTGCTAACAGACAGGAGAGCAGTACCTGTTCAGGGGCAACCcaccctcccagcagcagggaggtgggctCGTGAGCCCAGCCACCCactccctgcctgtgccctgagCAGATCTCTGCAGCCTGGGCTCTACGGCAGAGCAGAGAACAAGACTGAGCTGGCCAGTACCACCCAGTCACAAGGACCCATCTTGCGAGCGTCTAACCTGAGTGTTTGCATTGTGGTACCTACCCCCGCTTGGCTGCTGAGGGTCAGGTCAGCTGGGGTTGGGCCTGGTGCTCTGCTCGGGGCCTTGGTGAAGGTCActtcacctcctcctcttctaaAGGCTGCAGGTCTGGGTCATCATCCAATGCACATCCTGAAAAAGTATTGTCATGCAAAGAAGCCTCGTGGTTAGGATGCAACTGCAGCCGCGTTTGGCTGCttgcaaataaaaaaggaggCTGAAAGCTGTTGGAAGCTACTCCCGAGCGTTGCTAGGTGGATGGTGGAAAAATGACTAGCGCTGTTGCCTTGTTGATTACACTTTGTGAGGAATATAACTTTGCTGAGTAAATCACGGTAGAAAAATCTGTCCTTGGGCATGTCGTGAAGGCACCTCCTTGCCAGCTGGGGCTCTGGGGGGAGCAAGGGTTGGGGTTGTGGTGTTCCAGCCTCGGGCTCTTCCTGCAGAGAAGAGGGTCAGCCTGTCTGTAGGTCAGCCCCTGCCAACAGTAGATTCTGTAGCACAAACCCACTTGGAGCAGCCCCTGTTAGAGGGCCCTGCTGTACCAAGGGGTTGCTACAGGCTGGCTCGGGCGTCGCGTGTCCTACCATCGGCCTCCAGGAGCGGAGGCAGAGGTTCGAGTGCTGAGAGCGGGCATTGCGTTCTGTCTGTTAGTGCTGGCCGCTCCACGTGCACGGGGAGAACGAAGCAAATGGGGAAACCTTAAAACTTCTTGAagtggggggaaagaaagaagtgatTTGTAGTTCTCAGACAGGGCATTAGACCAGCCAGGGTTTTGACTTCTTAGGAAAAACTGATCAAGGACTTCACGGCTCCAGCAGTTTGGAGGCCAGGACATACATGTTGCTGATACGAGAGTCAAAACCGCATGATGTGCGTTGTTCCTGGCTTCTGGATGATAACTGTAGTAGAGAGGAATGCAgttatttgacttttttttttttttttttttcattttcgGAGAGGCGGGGAGTTGTCTGCAGAGGTGCAATGAACTAGGCTATAAGGATATCCCCCGAAGGCTCTTTAACCAGGTCACTCAGCAGTAGCAAAactgggctgctggcaggacagCTTTGGCAGTCAGTCTCCATTCCCCTGGGATGGGACATGTTTCCGTGGCAGGCCAAACGCATGACTGTgggctctgcagctgtgctAGGAGGCGCTTGGGCACGTCAGCCGGGACCCTCGTGCAGCCCTTCtctgagggcaggaggcatCCCCTGACTTTTGCTGACTTTTCCCAACAGCCCAGTACAGGGGGTGTGCTGGAAATGGGCTGACCGCATCCCACAGGTGCCAACGtgccctgccacagcagcagacctcctccttctttctcttactTGCTGTAGACATGTGCACAGCCATCAAGAAATGGGGGAAAACAGCTTTCTTAGAAACCCCAGTGTGGTTTCGCTGTGTAGATGCCAGGACATAACTCTATTCCGTCTCCCTGGAAGCGGGGAGGGGTGGTACTGGGAAGCACCGCATCATAGCCTGGCATGGCTGAGGGCCTGGGGAGCGGGCCGGGAAGGGGTGGTGACAGCAGGGGCAAGGTCCTCCAAGTGCAGATGCTCTCAGATGGCtgagggcagggatggggacgggctgagTGGCATCCAGTGCAGAGATGctacctttgggttttttctagaGATGGTTTAAATTTTATGGCATTGTTGCCAGGAAGCTGCTCTTTGAAGCGCTGGAGTGATGCCTCTGGTCCCTTGCTTCGGTTGCACGGCTGGTGTGCGGTAGCCACGCACTGCGCTATTTTGGGATGATACCATGTGGCTTTAACTGAACCACAGGTGCAGTACACTCTGAGGAGAGCCTCATCACAGGGGCCAGATGCACCGTCACCAGGTGACAAAGCTGTTGTCTCACTGGCCGGGAAGCAAGAAGGACATGAGGCTTCTGGCTGGGTccagaatgaaacaaaaaaggattGATTTTCTCTTGAGTTCTTTTCCGAACTCTGTCGCTTGCTTCCAGGAGAACAAAACAGCTGTACCTTGGGCCTTTGCAAACAATTATGGAGACGAAATAATGGATCCGTTACCAGCCCCTCCGGGTGCCCAGGCAGCCTCTGGGCGTTGCAGTGCTGGTGGCGGAGCTGCGGAGCCTGTGCAGGtgtctcccctgcctgcccttctcCCCGGCTCTGCGCCACTCACCTGCCCTCGCCTCTGCCTATGTTGACCAAAGGGCTTGCTCTGCTCAGGTGGGAGAGGACATGATCTACATGCCTCATTTTTCTTGGAGAAGGATGAAACTGCTTGTAGAAATTGCAATCTGTTCACATGCCTGAAAGGCAGTAGGTATTAATGTAAAATTTCGCTGCTGTGGTGCATGGCGGGGTGTTGGCTGGTGCAGTCTGACCTGCAGGGCTGCGTTTGCCCGGGCACGAGCTTAGAACAgcccctgcagcacagagatggtgtgctcctgcagctgaggtgctgctggcagccatcCTCCGTGGGAAGAATTTGCACTAATGAGAATAAAGAAGATGTGCCAGCACAATTTGTGGATTATAGAGGTAAAGCCTGTTTGCTAGTCATTGCTTGCTAGCGCTGTACTTCAGCTAAATCACAGTTATGTAGAATGGTGCGATTCCCCAGCACATTTGGCTCAGTAAAGTTCTAAAACTTTAGGTTTTCCCGTGCTCTGGTGGCCAAGAGATGGCTTTGCTGCCCTTTCTGAAGGTCTTTGGTGGcatttcagctctgctgttcCAGGCTGTGTTGATTCGCTTGATAAAATTGAGTGAGATGTGCTTTTCTGGGGCACTAGCCACAAAGGTagggcagtgcagggggacatgaggatgaaagaaaactgtgtaCAGGCCTCTGTTGCTGGAGGGCTGGCTTGCTGGTAAGCCCCAGTAAAATTGGAAAGCTCTGGGAAGGCCCTGATCTTGTGGAGACCTTCCTTCAGTTCCCAAAAGGCCCAGTTACGTAACGTGTTTGTTTGCGGTGCCTAGAGAGactttcccattttgcaatCTGTTGATGTCCCCTTTCCCAGAGCACAGAAAATAGCTGTGTAACTGCTGAAGCCACACCATTCATGTGCATTTCAACAAAGATCTCTTTCCAGtgctaccaaaaaaaatttataatGGAGAAGCTGTTGGTCCTCCAGTGGAACATTTAatcccagcactgcctggtGGCCTCTTGGAGCaatgcttttctgctccttgctCATGAAGCCCAGCTTATGTCTTTAATGGGTACATGTTGGCAAGTGAAAGAAACATCGTTTTAATGTGCTTTGCAAAGAGTTTGCACAGCAGATTGTTCCAGGCTAGCTGGGGAGGCTAAAGGTGCCTGACTTGGGTCTCAGCCAGGTCAGTCTCAATGATGCTGCTCGGGTACCTGGGGCTCTGAGACATCAGTGTGGGACAGGGTGCTATGATGTGAAGTGTAAGAGAGAGCCTTCCCTCTGGGGCCACCCTCAACAAGGTGACTCCAGCCTTGTTAATGGAGATGCAAGACAATGAAAGTTTTCTTGATGGAGAAGATGTGTAGTTGCAGGCTCTTCCTGCCCGCCCATCTACCACAGCTATGGTGATCATAGAAGAGGTCACTGGTTCATCTAGCCAGAGTATTTTTATCTCCTGTCCAAATGCCAAATAGTTCAAAAGAAGTCCAGCCTCCTATCTCAGAGGAGGAAGCAATCCTTCCCCCATCTGAGAGGTGTCTTGTCCTTGCTGTCTCAAAACAGCAGGAGCACCTCTTCCAGATGTGACTGCAAAGCTATGTGAAAATACATGTGTATTCTTTCCTGTACAAAACTATTGGGTTTTCTACAGATAGCATTGCAACGAGAGATGTAATACAATCTGCATTCCAAATATCTGCACCCACATCCCCCAAGAGAAAAGTTTTTACTGCATTAACAAGTCAGCAAGGAAGACGGTACACACCGTTTTACAGATGACCAATTAAACTGATATTTTACCTATGCAGTTACACCTGTAAATGCCTGGAGAGTTTTATGTCAATGGATCTTGCTGTTCATAATACGTAGTTCAGCTGTTTTCGTAAAAGGTGTCTGCGGCAAGTTTAGGAAGTGACACTCTTGGGCCATTGAATGTGACTTTCACTTGACGTTTCTCTGGAAGCATAAATCTAGAAGCCAAATGCTAACAGTGACACAAACATCAGATAAATCTCCTAATTTTTTTAGAGAAAGTTCCTCAGAGACCACGTAGCCTCCCTCCCAAGGGCCCTTCAAAAATGTCAGCGGCAACAAATacaggctgtggcagggggaAACCAAGTAGTACTACTTTTTTAagttccccttttcttttccagaagaagTTGGGTGAGGTATTTCTCaaacaaaatggcaaaaataaaatcctgacTCAGCCCTGGGACCTCTCTAGCTCAGTTTCGCATACGTGGCCTGCagcttcaggggaaaaaaatgaacccTGCAGCTTGGTCAGCCTCGCAGCAGGATGCAGTCGGAAAGCAACCTTCTGATGTGGCGGAGAGATGGCTGCAGACCAGGCTGAAGGCCAAGCAAATGAGCTTCGTCGTCGAACGCTTTGGCTCCCTCTTTGTCTGTTTGTTACCTCCTTCTTTGTCTGTCCCACTCTGTTGGCATGGCTCAGCGTGCGTCCTCTCCTCACGAGCCCTGCCTCGGGCACCCTGTGGGACATCCCAACGGACCAAACGGTGATCACACTCTGACTCGGCCTGCTTCTAGTGCCCAGCTTGGGGTTGGGAGCATGTTTTCCCCTCTCCACTGGCAGTCCCGCCTGGCCCAGTTGGACTTGCAGGCAGTTCAGACACGGCTGTCAGGGTCTGCGTGTTGGGTCCTTGGCAGGACACCCGGTGCCCTGGGTCCATCGTGTGGGAAGTGGCCCTGGCCGTGGCCCACCGCAGGGAGCCGAGCACGTGTGTCGCACCAGGTGGGGGCATGGCATGGGGGCCTGCTTCCCTCTCCAGGGGCGTTTTGGGAAGAAGTTCCCTGAGGCTGAAAGGTGCCATTGCTTTGGGTCCTGAAGGCCAAAAGCTGGTCCTCCCCTCTTCAGGGAGGAAGGTGCAGGTCTAACAGGCTgagctgccttttctgtttctcctctctgTTCACACAGTGTTTAGCCTTTCCTCAACACTCCTAAAATGTTAGCCTTAACATCTCCCAGCCACGCGCATCTCTCTTGAACTGCTGTGCTCTTGTCTCTTGCGCTGGACAACCCCCACATTTCTGCTGGAAGCAAGGAAATCAAGCCAAGTGGCATTCACAGACCGTCCTCTTCCTCTTGCACCCCTGTGCCCgcaggtgctggctgctgccctgtgcccgTGGGCTGGGCAGCGAGTAACACCGACATGGCATGCACTGAAAAAGCCATTCCCAAGTGCCATGTCAGGTCTCAAGCCTGCAAAGCGTGTGCTCCCAGCTGTGATTCTGAAGTGTCTCGTGACCTGACCTGGTCCTCTCCTGCCCAGAGCATGGCCAGTGTGTGTGCTGCCATGGCGTGCCATCACGGGGTCGTGGGACAAGTCCTGCCCGTAGCTGGCTTGGGGAAGGCAAGCACGGGATGCAGGCTGCGCCGCTTGCCCAAATAAGTCATGAAATCTAGGAACTTGATTTGATGATGTCCCCTGTGGAGGGGATTAGGCAGCGAGGCTGTGTTATTGGATGAAGCAAGTTGTGCCAGCAACAATCACTGGGGGGaatggcgggggggggaagagaatgGTGAGGACAAGAGTGGTTTGGTTCGCTCTCGCTGAAGAATGACACAGTTTTTGTCCTTGAAAAACCAATGTTTCCTTATTTGTAATGAGCTGTTGTTGGCAATTTactgctgccagctgcatcTCTGTGGTTGATTAAGGGAGCTTGGATCTTAAATATGTAATAACTCTCTGAAAGCCATTGAGAGGCAGTTATTAGCTTCATCAGGGCCTGTGTACACATCCACTGTGCTCCTTTATGAAAAGGCTACCTATTAAATGCATTGTAGTAATTTATAAAACGCAGGATCCAAGCTTGTTTTAAGGAATTAAAGCAGCAACCCTGGTGAAGCTTGTTGGCATGGGAAAGAGTTCTCTTGGAGTgaggtgctgctctgcagcttcttgCTGGGTAGACAAGACCCAGGGATAGCAGCAGCACCGTCCCCCTTTGCGGACTCTCTTCTTTCCCTGGCGTCTGCCTgagcactgctggcagcagtgctaGCACCAGCTGTGATATGTATATCTTGTCAACAGAGCAGGGATCTGTCCCTTTCCCTCTAGCACACTCGGGATCCTTCACTGTGGCAAATCCTTGAGCAGGGAGAGGTGAACAGTTGGTACACAAGACCCTGATACAAGGGCTGAGTTCAGGCTGTGCATCCACCTGGGGAACAGCCCTCTTTCCTCCGACACTTTGCCCCCAGGTTTATCCTCGGTGGATGGCACTCAGTAGTTTTCTTCCAGCAGCAAGGCTGCATTTGTGGGCTTAAAACAAGAGCGacagaacaaaaagcagacaGCTGACCACAGCTGGCATCCAAGCATCTGTGCAGATGGGCAGGGAAACATCTGCTCTCAACTAAAGCCAAACAGAGAGGAGAAGCTGGACCTGGCAGACAACTGGCTGAGTCAGAAACAGACCCTCCCCAGAGGGGGAGGCTGAGtccagcagcaggtgctgcaggcGGCTGTGGTGCTATCATCTGCCTCGCTGCGGGGGGGGCATGTGGTATTGCTCTGCCCCGGGCAGGCAGGCGTACAGAGGCAAGGAGCAGTCTTCCACGTCTGGGTCTGCCTTGTATGTGTCCCTATAGCCTTTGCTTACACCAGGGACAAGTTTGCATCTTCACTGGCAAGGACATGCGTGTTGCTGCCGTGCAAGGGGAAAGACACCTGTGCTGTCCCTTGCCCTGTTATCCAGCACCACAGGATAACTGTTAGCTTAACCTTCACGGCCTGGTCTGGCTGTACCACCTGTATTTCTACAGTGCTCTCAGATGAGGGGCTTCAATTAAAAGTTAGTCTTTGACAGCTGCAGAGTCTGTGATGGCTGGGTGCATGGTCCAGCTGCACTGGTACTAGCGGGTACGTTCTCTGCTTTGCAGTCTCGGGCGTGGTTGGAGTTAAGGTCAGGCCTCTCCAAGTCATAAGTGCCATTTAGCCTGAGGACATCTCGGGAGAAGTCAAAACCTCTACTAATAATGTTTCTGACACTGACATTGGAGGCGTTGCTCTGGTTTCCAAGAATGGCAATGCTGGCTCCTGGGTGACAACAAATAATAACAGCATtccctgttttaaaaatatcttagcataagagagaaaatattccTACTGCTGTGCAAGTAAGAGAGTGACCAGCATGTGCCTC
This window harbors:
- the SLC8A1 gene encoding sodium/calcium exchanger 1 isoform X3; protein product: MEVAMLRATPPPTFPVSFQLLSVVLVLLSHVDGIHAESPSELPVNDTEECTGSYICKKGVILPIWEPQDPSFGDKIARATVYFVAMVYMFLGVSIIADRFMSSIEVITSQEREITIKKPNGETSKTTVRIWNETVSNLTLMALGSSAPEILLSVIEVCGHGFTAGDLGPSTIVGSAAFNMFVIIAICVYVVPDGEIRKIKHLRVFFVTAAWSIFAYTWLYIILSVSSPGIVEVWEGLLTFFFFPICVVFAWIADRRLLFYKYVYKKYRAGKQRGMIIEHEGDRPSSKADIEMDGKVANSHVENFLDGTLVLEVDEKDQDDEEARREMARILKELKQKHPDKEIEQLIELANYQVLSQQQKSRAFYRIQATRLMTGAGNILKRHAADQARKAVSMHEVNSEVAENDPISKLYFEQGTYQCLENCGTVALTIIRRGGDLTNTVYVDFRTEDGTANAGSDYEFTEGTVVFKPGETQKEIRVGIIDDDIFEEDENFLVHLSNVRVSTEASDEGVLEASRVSTLACLGSPSTATVTIFDDDHAGIFTFEEPVTHISESVGTMEVKVLRTSGARGNVIVPYKTIEGSAKGGGEDFEDTCGELEFQNDEIVKFITLRVLDREEYEKECSFFLVLGDPVWLRRGVKEENEEKQPLTSKEEEERRIAEMGRPVLGEHTKLEVIIEESYEFKNTVDKLIKKTNLALVVGTNSWREQFIEAITVSAGEDDDDDECGEEKLPSCFDYVMHFLTVFWKVLFAFVPPTDYWNGWACFVVSILMIGLLTAFIGDLASHFGCTIGLKDSVTAVVFVALGTSVPDTFASKVAATQDQYADASIGNVTGSNAVNVFLGIGVAWSIAAIYHAAHGQAFQVSPGTLAFSVTLFTIFAFISVGVLLYRRRPEIGGELGGPRTSKLLTSSLFILLWLLYIFFSSLEAYCHIKGF
- the SLC8A1 gene encoding sodium/calcium exchanger 1 isoform X4: MEVAMLRATPPPTFPVSFQLLSVVLVLLSHVDGIHAESPSELPVNDTEECTGSYICKKGVILPIWEPQDPSFGDKIARATVYFVAMVYMFLGVSIIADRFMSSIEVITSQEREITIKKPNGETSKTTVRIWNETVSNLTLMALGSSAPEILLSVIEVCGHGFTAGDLGPSTIVGSAAFNMFVIIAICVYVVPDGEIRKIKHLRVFFVTAAWSIFAYTWLYIILSVSSPGIVEVWEGLLTFFFFPICVVFAWIADRRLLFYKYVYKKYRAGKQRGMIIEHEGDRPSSKADIEMDGKVANSHVENFLDGTLVLEVDEKDQDDEEARREMARILKELKQKHPDKEIEQLIELANYQVLSQQQKSRAFYRIQATRLMTGAGNILKRHAADQARKAVSMHEVNSEVAENDPISKLYFEQGTYQCLENCGTVALTIIRRGGDLTNTVYVDFRTEDGTANAGSDYEFTEGTVVFKPGETQKEIRVGIIDDDIFEEDENFLVHLSNVRVSTEASDEGVLEASRVSTLACLGSPSTATVTIFDDDHAGIFTFEEPVTHISESVGTMEVKVLRTSGARGNVIVPYKTIEGSAKGGGEDFEDTCGELEFQNDEIVKTISIKVIDDEEYEKNKTFYLEIGEPRLVEMSEKKALLLNELGGFTITDKLWKGKPVFRKVQARDHPLPCTVVTIQEENEEKQPLTSKEEEERRIAEMGRPVLGEHTKLEVIIEESYEFKNTVDKLIKKTNLALVVGTNSWREQFIEAITVSAGEDDDDDECGEEKLPSCFDYVMHFLTVFWKVLFAFVPPTDYWNGWACFVVSILMIGLLTAFIGDLASHFGCTIGLKDSVTAVVFVALGTSVPDTFASKVAATQDQYADASIGNVTGSNAVNVFLGIGVAWSIAAIYHAAHGQAFQVSPGTLAFSVTLFTIFAFISVGVLLYRRRPEIGGELGGPRTSKLLTSSLFILLWLLYIFFSSLEAYCHIKGF
- the SLC8A1 gene encoding sodium/calcium exchanger 1 isoform X2 produces the protein MEVAMLRATPPPTFPVSFQLLSVVLVLLSHVDGIHAESPSELPVNDTEECTGSYICKKGVILPIWEPQDPSFGDKIARATVYFVAMVYMFLGVSIIADRFMSSIEVITSQEREITIKKPNGETSKTTVRIWNETVSNLTLMALGSSAPEILLSVIEVCGHGFTAGDLGPSTIVGSAAFNMFVIIAICVYVVPDGEIRKIKHLRVFFVTAAWSIFAYTWLYIILSVSSPGIVEVWEGLLTFFFFPICVVFAWIADRRLLFYKYVYKKYRAGKQRGMIIEHEGDRPSSKADIEMDGKVANSHVENFLDGTLVLEVDEKDQDDEEARREMARILKELKQKHPDKEIEQLIELANYQVLSQQQKSRAFYRIQATRLMTGAGNILKRHAADQARKAVSMHEVNSEVAENDPISKLYFEQGTYQCLENCGTVALTIIRRGGDLTNTVYVDFRTEDGTANAGSDYEFTEGTVVFKPGETQKEIRVGIIDDDIFEEDENFLVHLSNVRVSTEASDEGVLEASRVSTLACLGSPSTATVTIFDDDHAGIFTFEEPVTHISESVGTMEVKVLRTSGARGNVIVPYKTIEGSAKGGGEDFEDTCGELEFQNDEIVKFITLRVLDREEYEKECSFFLVLGDPVWLRRGVKGGFTITEENEEKQPLTSKEEEERRIAEMGRPVLGEHTKLEVIIEESYEFKNTVDKLIKKTNLALVVGTNSWREQFIEAITVSAGEDDDDDECGEEKLPSCFDYVMHFLTVFWKVLFAFVPPTDYWNGWACFVVSILMIGLLTAFIGDLASHFGCTIGLKDSVTAVVFVALGTSVPDTFASKVAATQDQYADASIGNVTGSNAVNVFLGIGVAWSIAAIYHAAHGQAFQVSPGTLAFSVTLFTIFAFISVGVLLYRRRPEIGGELGGPRTSKLLTSSLFILLWLLYIFFSSLEAYCHIKGF
- the SLC8A1 gene encoding sodium/calcium exchanger 1 isoform X1, translating into MEVAMLRATPPPTFPVSFQLLSVVLVLLSHVDGIHAESPSELPVNDTEECTGSYICKKGVILPIWEPQDPSFGDKIARATVYFVAMVYMFLGVSIIADRFMSSIEVITSQEREITIKKPNGETSKTTVRIWNETVSNLTLMALGSSAPEILLSVIEVCGHGFTAGDLGPSTIVGSAAFNMFVIIAICVYVVPDGEIRKIKHLRVFFVTAAWSIFAYTWLYIILSVSSPGIVEVWEGLLTFFFFPICVVFAWIADRRLLFYKYVYKKYRAGKQRGMIIEHEGDRPSSKADIEMDGKVANSHVENFLDGTLVLEVDEKDQDDEEARREMARILKELKQKHPDKEIEQLIELANYQVLSQQQKSRAFYRIQATRLMTGAGNILKRHAADQARKAVSMHEVNSEVAENDPISKLYFEQGTYQCLENCGTVALTIIRRGGDLTNTVYVDFRTEDGTANAGSDYEFTEGTVVFKPGETQKEIRVGIIDDDIFEEDENFLVHLSNVRVSTEASDEGVLEASRVSTLACLGSPSTATVTIFDDDHAGIFTFEEPVTHISESVGTMEVKVLRTSGARGNVIVPYKTIEGSAKGGGEDFEDTCGELEFQNDEIVKTISIKVIDDEEYEKNKTFYLEIGEPRLVEMSEKKGGFTITEENEEKQPLTSKEEEERRIAEMGRPVLGEHTKLEVIIEESYEFKNTVDKLIKKTNLALVVGTNSWREQFIEAITVSAGEDDDDDECGEEKLPSCFDYVMHFLTVFWKVLFAFVPPTDYWNGWACFVVSILMIGLLTAFIGDLASHFGCTIGLKDSVTAVVFVALGTSVPDTFASKVAATQDQYADASIGNVTGSNAVNVFLGIGVAWSIAAIYHAAHGQAFQVSPGTLAFSVTLFTIFAFISVGVLLYRRRPEIGGELGGPRTSKLLTSSLFILLWLLYIFFSSLEAYCHIKGF